In Vidua chalybeata isolate OUT-0048 chromosome 4, bVidCha1 merged haplotype, whole genome shotgun sequence, the genomic window TAATCAGAATTACTAGGTACAAGAAAGAAGTAAATTGCTATTTACTAGAAGGAGGAACAACATAATGGTGGTCTTTTTCCTAGTTTATACAATAGTTTTTTTACCTGGTAGATGATCATGTCTGTAAGAAAGATTCTTAACCAAAGCCAGGTTTCTGTCTTCCATGACAAACAAATTCTGGTGAACTCTGTGTTATGTgattagggaagaaaaagcaaaagagaataTGAAACATTTCACAGCTTTAGGTTAAACAtcaataatatatatataaaagctgaatttaagaatggaaaaaatggcATCAAAACAGTAAGAGGATGAAATCCTTCACATATAAGATACTCTCTTCCTATACATTCATTCTTTGATTAAACTTCTCTTCACAGGTACTGTTCGCCTGCTTTTTAgaagagaaatttttttcaagattatCACATCAGTTATTATCAGAGAGACACAGTAAAAACACATGAACTTAAGATCTTAATCATGAACTAAAGCAGTACATCCTCACTGAGCACTATCAGCCCTACTACTGACCAACTGCTCCAGGAGAAGCAGGGTGAATAAGCAAAGATGCATCAAGAATGAAATGCAAtacaagaacaaaaatattcagaaaagcAACAACTAAAGCTTCTTACTGGAACTTCTATCAGAAGTACTCAGGACCCAAAGCCATTTCAATTTTAAGGATCATAATGGCAGGAATTCaattttaacaataaaaaaagtgatttctatGCAGAGCAATGAAGTCTAAATGCAATTCTAAATGCAGTTACCTTACCTTTGTCAAGTGATTCCAGAGAATAAAGCAGTTCCCAGCTCTCTCTTGCCAGTTTGAAACTCTCTAATACTTCAATGGAGTTTGCAAGATCAGCCTTATTTACTGTAATATGGCGACTTCTTGCCTTCCCAGAAGGATCTTCATCATCTGAGCTCTGCTTAGAAGTCAGTATAAAACACAAAGATGAACTTCTTAATTTATACTTTCTTCAGAGGACTCTGAAGTCACAGAAGTTCcactgaacaaaagaaaacaattatgtATAGAGGTGCCACGGTCCTAGTTTAAGTGGCTTTAAGTGATTTTTCACTTAGCTTGTTTTAAGGTTAGATCTATCTGCTTTGCTACCAAGAACTCAGTGGCACCATGTGATGAGCAGTATCCCAAATAAACTTATTCTGTTAAACATGGTGTACCACCACTGAGCTTCAGCCAGATTATCTGTTGACGTACATACACACTTCACACTTTGTAACTCAATTTAAGCCTACAGTGGCAGAATACAAAGGAAATCCTTGTATTCTCTTTATAGCAGAGAAATTCTATAAAATAGTGATTTTCTACCATTAAAGCAATAGATATACTGACATGAAAAGTCAATTACTTTGGAAGTTTACTTGTAGAATATTTGACTGCTATAGCTACCTTTTAAAGTGCCTCTGCTGAACTCCTTCAGGTTAAAGCATTCACAGCAGTACATGTGTCTACAGCAACTGCTGCAGAACTGGTTTAATTCTTGCtggctttaggaaaaaaaatgcttgaaaattGTGGTCATAAGCAGCTAATTCAGGGTAGCTctaaaaatatgtcttttaCATCTATGTCAAAACCACTGTTGTCTAAATCCCAGTAGCAATGCCATTCCTGTTATGAATGAAAAAGTCTACAAAAATTAccattgttttttctcttccttcagcaagtttcctctttttgtgtatgtgtttgtTACGATCAATATCTGTATCACCATAGATGTTGGGTACATCCTCGAGAAGAACCAGTGGAGTTTGGTTTGGAGCATTCGGACCTGGatttaaagataaattaattcagaattgCCCTAAACTGATCTGAAAGGTCTTATGTCTACAGCAAGCtgggcttcttttttttcctttacaagtAATTACTATAATGCTACAGAAAACAATCCTAAATTAAGTCACTTAAATTGCTTAAACTATGCTGATAAAGCTATGGTTTCCTCAACACAGCCATACAGTGAAGGTCAGAGTGCATTTACCAGACATCACCAGAGTCTGATTGAGAGCTTCAGAGTATTTTTGAATCCCTTTCTTCTGGAGCAGTCACAAGATATACTCAGGCTGCAGGTGTTCACTGATCAAGCATTATTTGGTTTAAATAAGTACAATTATTCAACAGATGAACTCTGAAGCACAAATGGCTCTGAAGTTAACAGCCACATATATGGCAAAGCACAACAAtattctcaaaatatttctcatgaGAAACCAAAGCAATATGCTGACAGGCACCAACCCACAACGAAGTTTGTGTATTTTATGACAAGATTTCCCCAATAGGATCACTTAGCATCAGCTTTGCCCCCACTGATTTTAATAAACAGAATTAAACCTTTAGTTGACTGCCAGAGCTCATCTTCACTcccaaaaaaatagaaaagcctcgttttgaaacacagaaaagaatttctaCTTTCACTGTTGTCACAGAACATCCAGCGGGATCTGGTACCTATTATTTCACACCCCAGTGCTTAAGCTTCATTAGACATAAAACAGGAACAATACTTCTTAATCTCAAACAACATTGATATGTGATCACTAGTGAGATAGTTTTCCTTCCAAAaccattttctccttctgcaaAATCAAACTGCATATAGATGTACAAAGCTCAGTCAAAGAGAAATGTAAAGGGAAGAGGAATCCTTTAATTTGTGTTCTCTTTCTGAAATCTCTGTCAGGTAAGACAGTACTGCAGACAAGTATTTTCAGTTTGTGCATTTTTTCTATTTGCAGAAATATATGAAGCTAAGGCCTAATTCATAACTGCAAAAATTTGAGAGTTTAGTAGATGATGCATTTCATCTcttgacataaaaaaaaaacttctattAAGCTTTTCCTGTCTACTCAAAAATGATGTGTAAGGAGTTCACTACAATAGAAGCTCCTGTCAGAAGAAACAACCAATTTGCTCTACCTAACAAATACAGTAAATtacaaatacaataaataacaaatacaaTAAATACAACCACAATAATCAGGTTGATAAATACCACCACTGAAATTGCACCTACAGCACATTGCAATCACCTCTCCTGTACCATCATGTATTCCACTATGTCAGAATCTCATATATGGAAACTGAAAATAGAGCCAAGACATAATGCAGAAGAGTCGTATCTGTTTCTCATGGATGCAAAGTTCCACAACTGGGATGCCGGAAGAGTTTCACCACTAGAACCTCAAAAGCTACCTAGTTCTAAtatctaagaagaaaaaaaattgggtttttCTTTTACTCATACTGACTTAAATTAATGTCAGCTAAGTGCTTTGCTTTCCAAACAAGTGTTCTCCTCCCAGCACCAGAAGTGCACTGCAGTCTTTATTCCAAAACCTCCAGTcgtaaaacaaaaaaaaatccaaatccacTGTCACACTTGACTGGGGCTCAGACCTTCTCTTACCATACTGAAAGTTACACAAGCATACAAAGAGCACCTTTGTGTTCTTCTGTTTGAGCTCTAGAATCAAAGCTTACAgagtttttaattgttttctagCAGAGAGTGTTATAAATAAACCCCCAAAAGCAACAGCCGAAATAGCAACTCCTGCCAAGCCTGGAGGCAGCCCCAAAGTTATGAGAGGTGTGAATTGCCTCATTAGTTTCTCAAGTCTCCAGCAAAGCAGATACAAATTATATAAGAGAAATGCTCTGAAAAGTTTTCCCTGGAAGGCCTCTTGCAAATCCATGCACATGAGAAGAGTCACAGATCTAATCCTCACAGATGAGGAGACAGCGTTTGTCTCTACGACCGTGGTTCCAAAATATGCAGGATTCTACATTTCTACAGTAAGCCCTCcagagagaaggaggaaaaattgtAATGACAGAAAAGATATGAAAGGCACTGAATACCACTGGACTTCAATGCTAAAGCAGAAATGAGTAAAAGATGTCTTGGAAATAAGCTCCTGATATCAGAAAATGACAGAGGGTACCAGAAAGTTGCACCAAACGAACTGCACTCTGTGACCTCAGTCTACATTCTTTTTCTGGTGGTTCAGTCAGAAAACATGAGCTTTGAAATACTCAATTGTACAACttagaaagaaacatttttaccAGTTCTTtacttcctttcttctttaacTTGGAATCAAGCAGCTAAAACTACATGCACACCTGAAGTATCCTCCTGCCCAGCATAACCCTTCTTTCCTCTGGACAGAACAAAAAACTCAATCCATTAGTTAATTGTCCTTGTTAAAGTGACTCTATGTTCTTTGCATACCAGTGGCCATGTCATTTGTCCTCTGAGCTTAGCTATCTACTGACATTGATCAACTGATCACCCAACACACTGTAGGCATCAACCAAACCCATCATTTGTATTGACTACTTCCTTACTCAAATGATCATTTGCTCCATAcaaaaaaaagtgatgaaacTTATGATCACAACACACAGAATTAAAGCTGTAATTTTAACATGAATCAATAATTGTAGTAATAATAAGTACTAATTACCTATGCTGACAATTGTTATTGTTGCAAGGAATTTCCTATCACATTATTAAGAGCTGAAATTTCCTCTTTGTGATGCTGTTTACTTCAGTAAGTTCTAAAACAAAATGGAGCTTAAAAAAACTTTCCTCAGCTTCTGGGCCACCCCTGAAAAGTCCAATCAATcgcaaaaaaaacaacccaagatGCTCCAAGCAATCTAGTATGTCCAAAATGCAGATGTGAATGGGTAGGAAAacacacaggtaacacacaTATGTTAAACATTGAATTTACCAATTAATTACAAATTAGGAGTAATGTGCAAAATACACTTCAAAGATTATGCTTAAGCTATATAAAGACAAGTTGGAAGCTTGTGAATGTCAGGAAATCTTTTCCTATCCAGCTTTTATTTGCTTAATTACAAATGCAAAGTTATCTTCACTTATTTTGactgaaggaaagcaggaaaatgtcagcttcaaagaaacaaaatcagagaAGAACTGAAACAAACATAATGCTCATGGAAGAGTAGGAATTAATGGAAAGGATGTTGCCCATAACATCTGGTCTGTTACTTTTCTCCTTGCTAGACAATCaactgctgctggccaaggttGAAACCACAATGCTAAGCTAGATTGATCTTTGGTCTGATCCGATACACATTTGTTATGAACTACTGTTGGTAATATTAATGGCTTGGGAGAATTGTAACAAGTTATAACAATATGTAAATGGCACTTTGTGCGATGACACTTTCAAAAGACTAATGAGAAAATATAGTATTAGCAATTAAATCATAAGGGCTCATTACAGAAGTTGAAACATAGGAAACTAACCTTGAAAGAGTGATGGCTGGATGTTGCTGACAtattgaaaagcatttttaaagaagacCAACATCGTGGAATACACTACTTGATTCTTATATTTAATGTGGGCTTCACTATCAAAGTTACTGATGTATCTGCAGAGATCTTTCATTCGATGCAGAATGTCGCTGTAACttctgaagagaaaagagaTAACAAGAATTCAGGATGTTACAGAGACTTTGCAACTAAAGAAAAGAATGTAAAGTGAATATGAAAATCTCCATGTTTCTGCTGAGGATATCTGCCAGCATCAAGTCCGTGGAGGCTGGGAATACATGCTAGTGAAATTTCACAAAACATGTTTCTCTTTACTGTGGCACAGTAAAGGAACACAGGGAAGGTTACTCCACAGCACTATAGTGCTTATGCATGACTTTCATCATCAAAAGTTGATTTTAGAGACTAATTTGAAAGTGATCTCTAGAGCACCATTTTTGCTTTACATTGTACATTTTACAttgaaagaaaagctgctgcaaattTACACAAAATGTTCTTGCGTTAAAATTGTTCTTCAGTGGGAATTTTTCTTACTAAGAATCAAAAAGCCAAATTCTCCATGAGGGGAAATACCCAGCAAAGTAGAGCTTTCTTACCTTCTTCCTTTATCCATTTGCCACTCACACCTCATTCCCACCACAGACAATATTTTAAACAGCCTCTCCCAAGGATCTGTAATCTGGGATGATTTCTCTGTGAGACCATCTATTACATATTTCTGAGAGCTGCGCTTGCTTGGAGACATAATATCAGAGGAATCTTGTGAACCTAGGAAAACCAccagcacatttttctcttcatgaagaaatcaaacaaacagtttcattttcaaGAAGACATGTAAAAATTATGTTGGAGCTTTCAGGGTAACAGTTCTTTACACAGAAGGCTaacagggagcagcaggcatTTCTGCCTCTTTGTAGAAGAGAGCTGATAGGCTGGATAACGACATCTTGGACATTTTGTCCCATCTCTCACATGCTGAAGCATCATGAGCATCATGACTAAGTAGCTGAAGCACCATTTTGGTATTTTGGAATCAAAGAACTAGGAAACAGTAAATACTACTATTAATTGTTGTCTGTGGGATacattacataaaaataatgcattttttatttatggaCATCAGTGATACTAAGAGACATTCTAAGAAAACTTGATTCTGTAAAAATATTCTTACCTTGATATTGACTTTCTGTCTGTGTAGATCTAGTTACgtaattaatataaaattctgctgctttatTCAGATATTTATATAATAAGCTGGCAGGAAGTCGTACATCAGGGTTGTTAATTATCAGAGGAAGAACATCACAAactaaaatagaaaacaaacagaaaaattctttaggtttgtgggtttttttattctatttttccTAGGTAAGGTTTCTCAATCAGCAATGGGAGCCTTCATCTCTGGCTGACCATACACCAGAAAGAACCTCACATGAATGGCCTTAGGACCAATTTGTACCATAGGCCAGCCTGGATTAACATGGCCTGAACCTCTTCTGACTAAAGCAGTTTTCTAATCACAGTATCATGAAAGAAGTTTACTGACCTCAGAACATTGCCACACTAAAAGGCTGCAATGTATAACAAGAACATTAGTATTTTCTTaccaaataattttctaaaacaaTTCACTGGAGATTCTTGGTCTTCAATACTTTCAGCATCTAATAATGTTTCTCCAAGGCCGACCTGTGTGAGCAGAGGTGACAATCAAACACTGGACCAGTGgtttcagaatttttttgaACTGCAATTCAGTGGGGTTGAACAGCAATTCAGTAACAATTCTATGGCAACAGCATGTGCCAAGTCTTCAAATATACAGTTAAACTATCCACACTTAATAGCAGGTGAAAAGCAATGTCAGAAgatagcaaaacaaaaccaagagaaaCACTGTGCATGAAACTGTTTCAGTAAAGACAGGCACAGACAGGTGAAAGCGATGTATGATTGATACTCCTTCATTTACAAAACAAACTAttgttttatttgcttccaTTTGTATTCTGCCCAATCTCTTCCTGGTGGTAAGCTCAAGATTCAGCAGTCTCAACTATTAGCTGCAActaaatatgaataaaaagaCCCACCCTCTCATTAAggcaaaggaaaacacatttcagcagAAGCTCAAGAAACTGAGTGCCAGTATCCTGAATAATTGCTGTGAGTTTCCCTTCTCTTACCCCATGTTGCACCACAGTCTCTGGGAAACGCCGCAGAAGTAGAAGGAGCATTTCTGCCCTTTCTAATGTGTTAAAGCACTGCTCTGTTGCCTTCAGGAGCATTTCACACTGGACCCGACCAGGAAGGGTCTCAaataatccttaaaaaaaaagaaaacatttaacttGTTGTATCTGAGTTGTAAAGATGACTGACAAAGCATAAAAGACCATCAACATCACCCTTGCTAAGCTGAACAAAAAGGGATTTCCTtatgcattttctgcttttaatacACATACCTGAAAAAAAGTcagtttctttcagaaaagaccaaataaatatttatctgtaAGAGTGTTCATTTGGGTGCAAGGAACTTAAATTGTCAAGTAAGACTGCTAGTTAAGTGGAATACTCAAAATCCTAATACTTCAAGATCCTCTCTCAAAActgttcattaatttttttacttacaTTCTACTTCTACAATTTATAATTTCATTACTAAAACATaggtttttttcaatttaaatatcCAGTGAGACACTAAAAAGACACTCACATATTCTCCCTGTATGTTTTATGTATTGactctaaaaaataaatacacccCATGAAAAATCAGATGTTTTCCTAACTGGAATATTCTTGGAGCTTCTGAAGCATGTATTCAAACAGCAGATTATAGTTTGCCAGGTgtaaattctgctttcaaaactGCCTGTGGTTGCCAGCAATGAATGCCAAGCCCTTCTGGACACTATTCATTTTTATATCCCTCACTACATCAACAAGAATTCAGCCCATTTTTACAATCACACACTGTTCTCTGCCATCTGTGGGACAATGATTTTTAAATCCCATTCCCCTTATTTCCTATTCAATTGATCTTCTACGTGCTTCTTGTTCTGGCAGAGTAAGCCTACCCATATCAGGGACAAAGCAATGGGAATCAGCTTGTCCCTTTGTTTTCCTAAGCCTAACACACCAAATGAAATCTGTACAGCtgaattgaggaaaaaaaaaacaagccctGCAGTCCACAGGCAAAGTTAGAAAAACTGACATTTACTTGCTAAACTAGATAAATAATCAGAGGGTTTATCTTTAGATTACTTCCAGATAGAATCCTTACCTCTTAAAAACTGTGTCTGCTTGTCCTGGGAGTCATTCCTTAATGCTGATGTAATAACGCTGATCTCCCTCCATACAGCAGGTTGGTCTGGAAAATTCACAAACCTGTAACAAGGTTTAAGGTAAGGAATGTACAGTGATCTCAGAATCTGTCTCAAAGACAAAACCTTCCCATAAAAGTATGTGTTTGGgcaaaatagaaaacaaaaccttcctttttacaatttatttttaattaattagaCCTTTTGTGCTTAATTTATccacagagattttaaaaaactctaagtttatatttttttaaatcctgacATTTTTCTGTCCGCAGAAGGGCAGTgcagctggtgaagggtctggagcacaagtcctgtgaggagtggctgagggagctgtggttgtttaacctggagaaaagaagtcTCAAAAGTGAcattatcactctctacaagtTCTTGAAAGGACCAGTGGGGGTCAGTCACTTGTCCAAGAAAACCAGTGACAAGACAAGAGGAACAGTCTTAAGATGCACtagggaaggtttaggttggacattaggaggaatttcttcacagaaagggtgattcGAATTGGagtgggctgcccagggatgtggtggaGTCACCTTCCCCGAGGTGTTtcaggaaagactggatgtggcacctgcTGCCATGATCTGATTGGCAAGGTGGTGTTTAGTCATAGTCTGGACTCAATAATCTCACAGGTCTTTCCCAAATTGATTCCATGAATGAAGCACCTGGGATAAAGGTAGAGTTCCAGCTCTAATTACTCACATGTCGTAGAGCAGCCTGCCTGCAGACGCTGTCCTTTCAGCATTCCTCTCAATAGTGTACATCTCATACTGCAGGATGCAAAACACAATATCAGCTTTCCCAAACACATTTATCAATCACATTAGTCCTTCCACTCTAAAAAACTGTCCTCGATTTGCCACAGCAGTCTGCATAGTAGAAAATTAAAGGACTGCAACATTTGCTGGAGGAATTAGAAGGTGCATTTAGACTATTTAATCACACATTAATTTAGGCATAAAATTCTGCTtgacaatatattttatattattaacACTAACAACCTTCTAGTATCTAAAGAAGGCCAATAGAGAAGTCAGAGGACTCTTCATCAGGAAGCGTTAGGACAAGTAGTAATgggtacaaactgaaagagaggaaCTTTAGataatatatgaaaaaaatctcaagtgtgagagtggtgagacacAGGAACAggcctggagaagctgtgtgtgccccatctctggaagtgttcaagcccaggttggatggagcttggagcaacctagtctagtgggaggtggccctgcccatggaagcggggctggactagatgatctttaaacCAACCCCGAACATTCCATGGCTCTGTGAATACGCTACTTTAATTTTACACAAACTGAAAACCTGGAATTCAAAGAGCTCTTTGAGCAGGGTTTGAACCCAGTCAAATGCAGTGCAAAGCGCCAAGCTGCCACAAAAGCCATAACGAGGAGAGGTATTTAACCAGTAGCAATAGCGAAGGGgcttcttttggtttttaaccGCGAAGTCACCGCGTCACGCAGCGACCCCGACCCCCCCCGCTCCCATTGGCCGAGCTGCCTGTCAATCAGGCGGGACCGCAGCGAGATCGCGCGGGGGAGGGGCGCGGGGCCCCGGCACGGAGCGGCGACAGCGCTCACTTGTATGTTGAAGTCGGCGGGGTAGAGGCTCCGCGCCGTGATGAGCCAGGCCTTGGCCGCCCACAGGTCCCCCGGCACCAGCTCCCGGGCCCGCTTCACCAGGAACTCACAGTCCCCCTGCGCCGACATCTTGCACCCGGCGCGGCCCGGCTCCGCCCCGGCCGCCGGGCGGCGCGCATGCGCCACGGCGCTCCCCGAGCCGGGCTCCTTCACTTCCGCCCCGCCGTGGCGCGGCGCGGCGCTGGGCAGCGCCCTCGCTCGGCGGCGGCTGCCCGTccgccgggccgcgccgcgctGAATCACTGCCCAGCGCTGCCTTCCTAAAGCTGGTGTGCTGCAGGTCAAAGCCCGCTCTGAAAGTCCAATGCACTGCTGCCTGGGCTAGCGCTTCTCTAAAGTTCCTACAGTCCGCTATTAAAGTCACCACAGGCAAATGCGAAGGAAAAGCGGGACTTTTCACCAGCTTGGAACAGAGTCTTGCTTCTTATAATTAGATTTTAATGTTAGGACGCTTGATAATAAGCAAAACCCTTAATGTTACTTAGCAGGAATTTACAGTTTCTTTCCTTGTCACTTTCTTTGCTCCTTTCAAGTAGGCTCTTCCTTTCTGATGTTGCAACAGACCTTACAGACTTTGCACTTGGGGACTTCCACTGATCAAATCCATAAATCTACACATCTAAGAGTTAGTGCAATAATCCCTTCAGCAAATAGTTTTAACAGACTTGTAACCTCTCTTACAGGTAAAAGGTAAGGTTCTTGCTTTCCCGCTGAGGTGACTGTGGCCATTCAGAGA contains:
- the INTS10 gene encoding integrator complex subunit 10 isoform X5 — translated: MYTIERNAERTASAGRLLYDMFVNFPDQPAVWREISVITSALRNDSQDKQTQFLRGLFETLPGRVQCEMLLKATEQCFNTLERAEMLLLLLRRFPETVVQHGVGLGETLLDAESIEDQESPVNCFRKLFVCDVLPLIINNPDVRLPASLLYKYLNKAAEFYINYVTRSTQTESQYQGSQDSSDIMSPSKRSSQKYVIDGLTEKSSQITDPWERLFKILSVVGMRCEWQMDKGRRSYSDILHRMKDLCRYISNFDSEAHIKYKNQVVYSTMLVFFKNAFQYVSNIQPSLFQGPNAPNQTPLVLLEDVPNIYGDTDIDRNKHIHKKRKLAEGREKTMQSSDDEDPSGKARSRHITVNKADLANSIEVLESFKLARESWELLYSLESLDKEFTRICLSWKTETWLWLRIFLTDMIIYQGQYKKAISSLHHLAALQGSHSPQQITGQGSLENQRALIQLASCHFALGEYRQTCEKVLDLMCCILLPIQEGGKVQEEQPKVKSKFRKGSDLKLWPCTSRAIMPYCLHLLLACFKLRAFTDSRDDMALGHVVVLLQHEWPRGENLFLKAVNKICQQGNFQYENFFNYVTNIDMLEEFAYLRTQEGGKIHLELLPNQAMLIKTSSPPMGLLQQEFIPVLQPSIQTADRHHTVTRGITKGVKEDFRLAMERQVSRCGENLMVVLHRFCINEKILLLQTLA
- the INTS10 gene encoding integrator complex subunit 10 isoform X1 produces the protein MSAQGDCEFLVKRARELVPGDLWAAKAWLITARSLYPADFNIQYEMYTIERNAERTASAGRLLYDMFVNFPDQPAVWREISVITSALRNDSQDKQTQFLRGLFETLPGRVQCEMLLKATEQCFNTLERAEMLLLLLRRFPETVVQHGVGLGETLLDAESIEDQESPVNCFRKLFVCDVLPLIINNPDVRLPASLLYKYLNKAAEFYINYVTRSTQTESQYQGSQDSSDIMSPSKRSSQKYVIDGLTEKSSQITDPWERLFKILSVVGMRCEWQMDKGRRSYSDILHRMKDLCRYISNFDSEAHIKYKNQVVYSTMLVFFKNAFQYVSNIQPSLFQGPNAPNQTPLVLLEDVPNIYGDTDIDRNKHIHKKRKLAEGREKTMQSSDDEDPSGKARSRHITVNKADLANSIEVLESFKLARESWELLYSLESLDKEFTRICLSWKTETWLWLRIFLTDMIIYQGQYKKAISSLHHLAALQGSHSPQQITGQGSLENQRALIQLASCHFALGEYRQTCEKVLDLMCCILLPIQEGGKVQEEQPKVKSKFRKGSDLKLWPCTSRAIMPYCLHLLLACFKLRAFTDSRDDMALGHVVVLLQHEWPRGENLFLKAVNKICQQGNFQYENFFNYVTNIDMLEEFAYLRTQEGGKIHLELLPNQAMLIKTSSPPMGLLQQEFIPVLQPSIQTADRHHTVTRGITKGVKEDFRLAMERQVSRCGENLMVVLHRFCINEKILLLQTLA
- the INTS10 gene encoding integrator complex subunit 10 isoform X2 — protein: MSAQGDCEFLVKRARELVPGDLWAAKAWLITARSLYPADFNIQYEMYTIERNAERTASAGRLLYDMFVNFPDQPAVWREISVITSALRNDSQDKQTQFLRGLFETLPGRVQCEMLLKATEQCFNTLERAEMLLLLLRRFPETVVQHGVGLGETLLDAESIEDQESPVNCFRKLFVCDVLPLIINNPDVRLPASLLYKYLNKAAEFYINYVTRSTQTESQYQGSQDSSDIMSPSKRSSQKYVIDGLTEKSSQITDPWERLFKILSVVGMRCEWQMDKGRRSYSDILHRMKDLCRYISNFDSEAHIKYKNQVVYSTMLVFFKNAFQYVSNIQPSLFQGPNAPNQTPLVLLEDVPNIYGDTDIDRNKHIHKKRKLAEGREKTMSSDDEDPSGKARSRHITVNKADLANSIEVLESFKLARESWELLYSLESLDKEFTRICLSWKTETWLWLRIFLTDMIIYQGQYKKAISSLHHLAALQGSHSPQQITGQGSLENQRALIQLASCHFALGEYRQTCEKVLDLMCCILLPIQEGGKVQEEQPKVKSKFRKGSDLKLWPCTSRAIMPYCLHLLLACFKLRAFTDSRDDMALGHVVVLLQHEWPRGENLFLKAVNKICQQGNFQYENFFNYVTNIDMLEEFAYLRTQEGGKIHLELLPNQAMLIKTSSPPMGLLQQEFIPVLQPSIQTADRHHTVTRGITKGVKEDFRLAMERQVSRCGENLMVVLHRFCINEKILLLQTLA
- the INTS10 gene encoding integrator complex subunit 10 isoform X4 → MSAQGDCEFLVKRARELVPGDLWAAKAWLITARSLYPADFNIQYEMYTIERNAERTASAGRLLYDMFVNFPDQPAVWREISVITSALRNDSQDKQTQFLRGLFETLPGRVQCEMLLKATEQCFNTLERAEMLLLLLRRFPETVVQHGVGLGETLLDAESIEDQESPVNCFRKLFVCDVLPLIINNPDVRLPASLLYKYLNKAAEFYINYVTRSTQTESQYQGSQDSSDIMSPSKRSSQKYVIDGLTEKSSQITDPWERLFKILSVVGMRCEWQMDKGRRSYSDILHRMKDLCRYISNFDSEAHIKYKNQVVYSTMLVFFKNAFQYVSNIQPSLFQGPNAPNQTPLVLLEDVPNIYGDTDIDRNKHIHKKRKLAEGREKTMSSDDEDPSGKARSRHITVNKADLANSIEVLESFKLARESWELLYSLESLDKEFTRICLSWKTETWLWLRIFLTDMIIYQGQYKKAISSLHHLAALQGSHSPQQITGQGSLENQRALIQLASCHFALGEYRQTCEKVLDLMCCILLPIQEGGKVQEEQPKVKSKFRKGSDLKLWPCTSRAIMPYCLHLLLACFKLRAFTDSRDDMALGHVVVLLQHEWPRGENLFLKAVNKICQQGNFQYENFFNYVTNIDMLEEFAYLRTQEGGKIHLELLPNQAMLIKHHTVTRGITKGVKEDFRLAMERQVSRCGENLMVVLHRFCINEKILLLQTLA
- the INTS10 gene encoding integrator complex subunit 10 isoform X3, which translates into the protein MSAQGDCEFLVKRARELVPGDLWAAKAWLITARSLYPADFNIQYEMYTIERNAERTASAGRLLYDMFVNFPDQPAVWREISVITSALRNDSQDKQTQFLRGLFETLPGRVQCEMLLKATEQCFNTLERAEMLLLLLRRFPETVVQHGVGLGETLLDAESIEDQESPVNCFRKLFVCDVLPLIINNPDVRLPASLLYKYLNKAAEFYINYVTRSTQTESQYQGSQDSSDIMSPSKRSSQKYVIDGLTEKSSQITDPWERLFKILSVVGMRCEWQMDKGRRSYSDILHRMKDLCRYISNFDSEAHIKYKNQVVYSTMLVFFKNAFQYVSNIQPSLFQGPNAPNQTPLVLLEDVPNIYGDTDIDRNKHIHKKRKLAEGREKTMQSSDDEDPSGKARSRHITVNKADLANSIEVLESFKLARESWELLYSLESLDKEFTRICLSWKTETWLWLRIFLTDMIIYQGQYKKAISSLHHLAALQGSHSPQQITGQGSLENQRALIQLASCHFALGEYRQTCEKVLDLMCCILLPIQEGGKVQEEQPKVKSKFRKGSDLKLWPCTSRAIMPYCLHLLLACFKLRAFTDSRDDMALGHVVVLLQHEWPRGENLFLKAVNKICQQGNFQYENFFNYVTNIDMLEEFAYLRTQEGGKIHLELLPNQAMLIKHHTVTRGITKGVKEDFRLAMERQVSRCGENLMVVLHRFCINEKILLLQTLA